The sequence TTGCCATTGCCAATCCGGCCGGTTCAATACCAATAAAACAGAAATACGTATTGTTTTCGAGGATTTTTTGGGCCACATCAACAGCAACGGCGACATCAGCCAACAATATTTTTCTTACAACATATTCAAAAATCTTCGAGATAACACGTAAACCTTTGTAGGCCAGAATAAACGTCACCGCCCTGCGCCGTATCAGACCTGTCAGAGAAACTCCTCCTGAACCGCCCGCAATTTCGGCAGGTTTTACACCATCAAGGCAATAAACACGTATGCCTTCGTTTTCGCCACCATCATAGCCAGGTACCGACTTATAGGTGAAATAATCGACCAGGTACCCGGCTCGCACAAGTTCTCCGCCCATATTTATCAAGCTCGGAGAATTACCAAGTCCATAATTGTAAATACAAACCCCTATTTTCTTTTCCACTTTCCGCTCACCGCTTTGCCCGCTCATACAAAAAAACAGCCTACCCCGCCTTTGCCATTACCACTATATTCCAATCGTCTATGCCGACATGCTCCCCAAGCTTCATAAACGGCGCTATCTCCATGGTTTCGAAACCGGCCTTACTTAAAAAATACCGCAGTTCCTGCGGGAAAAAGAACCTCATCCTGTGGTTTTCCTTCACAGCAGGCTTTTTATCGCGCTCAAACGTATAACGCACCTCGACAACATGATTCTCTACATCCAACACCGGCTCTGCAATGCGCACAACCTTTTCGCCTGCCACGATAAACTCCTTTGAACGCGCCTCCGGGCGTACCGATAAAACCGCATGGCCATGCCAGACATCGAAAACAAACAGACCACCTCTGTCAAGATGCTGCCTGACACACTTGAGCATGGCCTCGACATCGTCATTGCTTGTCTGATACCCGGTAACAGCAAACATGGCTATGACAGCATCAAATTTCCTACCAACATCGAAGTTACGAACATCAGCCTTACCAAAATCAACGTGCACATTATTTTCTTTAGCTTTCTTCAGTGCAATATCGAGCATATCCTGCGACAAATCACGGCCTGCCACATCATAGCCACGCTTTGCCATAAGACACGCATGTCCGCCGGTCCCGCAGCCAAGATCAAGAACGGTTCGCACCGGCGCTTTAGAATAAGCACTAAATATCTTATCTAGAAAATCGCACTCAGCCTCATAATCCTTTTCCCTGTATAAGGCATCGTAAAAACCGGCATATTCGCCAAAAACCGTCATTTTACTTCCTTTCCACAAGCACGCATTAGCCTGTCACAAACAATATCGACCTTTTCATCCGTAAGCGTAAGCCCGGACGGCAGATAAAACCCCTGCCTGTAAGCCCGCTCTGTAACGGGATAACGCTCCCCTTCGAACAGTCCCATACCATGAAACACAGGCTGTTCATGTAGCCCCATGAAAAAGGGCCGCGTTCCAATATTTTCTTTTTTCAACTTGCCCATCACATCTTCCGCCAAAAGCCTTGTTGACTCATCAAGCTCTACCGCGTACATCCAGTACACGGACTTTGCCCATGGCTTCTCAACCTGAAAACGCACACCTGGAATCGCTGCCAGCCTCTCCCTATAATAAGCCCCGAGCCTCCGCTTTATAGCGATAAATTCCTCTATCCGTTCGGTCTGCGCAACACCTACGGCAGCCTGAAGGTTCGTCATTCTAAAATTGTATCCAAGCTCGGTATGATAAAATCTCTTCTCCGGGCGAAAACACAGGTTTCTGTAGCTCCTGGCCT is a genomic window of Deltaproteobacteria bacterium containing:
- a CDS encoding class I SAM-dependent methyltransferase, whose protein sequence is MTVFGEYAGFYDALYREKDYEAECDFLDKIFSAYSKAPVRTVLDLGCGTGGHACLMAKRGYDVAGRDLSQDMLDIALKKAKENNVHVDFGKADVRNFDVGRKFDAVIAMFAVTGYQTSNDDVEAMLKCVRQHLDRGGLFVFDVWHGHAVLSVRPEARSKEFIVAGEKVVRIAEPVLDVENHVVEVRYTFERDKKPAVKENHRMRFFFPQELRYFLSKAGFETMEIAPFMKLGEHVGIDDWNIVVMAKAG